Proteins from a single region of Enoplosus armatus isolate fEnoArm2 chromosome 6, fEnoArm2.hap1, whole genome shotgun sequence:
- the slc35b4 gene encoding UDP-xylose and UDP-N-acetylglucosamine transporter, which translates to MGTAFAIVLVFVGCCSNVVSLELLVREFPGCGNIVTFAQFVFIALEGFIFETNFGRKKPAIPVRNYVIMVTMFFTVSVINNYALNFNIAMPLHMIFRSGSLIANMILGIIILKKRYSASKYLSIALVSAGIFICTIMSAKQVNVANEGSEEQGFHAFMHWLIGIAMLTFALLMSARMGIFQETLYKQYGKHSKEALFYNHCLPLPGFLLLSTNIYNHCVYFSQSTPVAVPGVGLSVPIMWIYLLVNVVTQYVCIRGVFILTTECASLTVTLVVTLRKFLSLIISIIYFQNPFTTWHWVGTGVVFLGTLLYTEVWSSVRAALRGPDVKEKKSE; encoded by the exons TTTCCAGGATGTGGCAACATCGTCACCTTCGCTCAGTTTGTGTTCATCGCATTAGAGGGTTTCATCTTTGAAACAAACTTTGGGAGGAAGAAACCAGCGATCCCTGTAAG AAACTATGTGATCATGGTGACCATGTTCTTCACAGTCAGTGTGATCAACAACTACGCTCTCAACTTCAACATCGCCATGCCGTTACACATGATCTTCAGATCA ggATCGCTAATCGCTAACATGATTCTGGGAATAATCATCCTGAAGAAAAG GTATTCAGCCAGTAAATATCTGTCTATAGCTTTAGTTTCAGCTGGTATCTTCATCTGCACCATCATGTCCGCCAAACAAGTG aatgTGGCCAATGAAGGATCAGAAGAGCAAGGCTTTCATGCCTTCATGCACTGGCTTATAG GTATTGCCATGTTGACCTTTGCTCTGCTGATGTCTGCGAGGATGGGCATCTTCCAGGAGACGCTCTACAAGCAGTATGGCAAACACTCCAAGGAGGCCCTCTTCTATAAT CACTGCCTGCCTCTGCCGggcttcctgctgctctccacAAACATCTACAACCACTGTGTCTATTTCAGTCAGAGCA CTCCTGTGGCTGTTCCTGGGGTTGGACTGTCTGTGCCGATCATGTGGATCTACCTGCTGGTCAACGTTGTCACACA gtatGTGTGCATCCGTGGTGTGTTCATTCTGACCACAGAGTGCGCCTCGCTGACCGTCACTCTGGTGGTGACGCTGAGAAAGTTTCTCAGCCTCATCATCTCCATCATTTACTTCCAAAACCCCTTCACCACGTGGCACTGGGTGGGCACGGGCGTGGTCTTCCTGGGCACTCTGCTGTACACGGAGGTGTGGAGCAGCGTGCGGGCGGCTCTGCGTGGACCCGACGTCAAGGAGAAGAAGTCAGAGTGA